In Schistocerca cancellata isolate TAMUIC-IGC-003103 chromosome 7, iqSchCanc2.1, whole genome shotgun sequence, a genomic segment contains:
- the LOC126092759 gene encoding serine/arginine repetitive matrix protein 1-like has protein sequence MLVSTATSGRTAAPPPVPPRPNKLVVAAALAKTRAGGGALSVPTRKAPPPPVPGEPGVVRAAAARLAAAAASASPTPERKLLTRHSEVSASGASLPAARVCDVRLQQAAPIGRSTGSRQPLSGPNARPSEAGHQQSAPSGKPLERQQHSTLNGRPVERQQHSAPNGRLVESTQQQSTTSGRPCESFPCGRPVESGHQQSIPNGRLVEWRQQQSVPSGRQQSTPNGGIVGESTANGRLTEPDREQSTSNGKLPDSNQQQLSVSTGKPAESRQQQSAPPPALPRISSTSKPVELRQQKSHAPPPPPPETKLMDDEIAPHREQCTFQEQPTLLPSLKTNISSTQTKVSPTSVVSQTSEQRLPSKDAKEVPRQRSLSEFRGKPEEPLEQELSHQSLPHTVVPAPRSIAGSLERKSEQKTPPKDAKELVKEVCKPNSQPDSGGARDHTPSLLSEIKIGVKPQQSLEREVLPEDDKGVNSADSNCRETSLCSPESKVKSTSGEKSRDLVHTSGVKGLVSLDQIPKQAHETHCTSKQLCLTRNGVPVTSEGECCASESKLGSTEIGGVEQQATESKGSSQKSAVQDISVVQSYSSCAVRDDTAKAELCSLTVVLGPRQLAERDLQAAQIVTKLDGISKISNGAEPGEVSESQVERMSDEQSNGCVEMRHRCDCQEQQQQQQIEKEQRSRWKTPANMLPTGQHRHHPARTRHDSDRLVDDLVNELKTTADQRRMLQNGFAHDQYVSTGCTTLVLVST, from the coding sequence ATGCTGGTGAGCACCGCGACTAGCGGTAGGACCGCCGCCCCGCCGCCTGTGCCCCCACGGCccaacaagctggtggtggctgctgcACTCGCGAAGACTCGCGCTGGGGGCGGCGCCCTATCGGTACCGACGCGCAAGGCGCCACCCCCACCCGTTCCAGGCGAGCCGGGGGTGGTGCGCGCTGCCGCCGCTAGGCTAGCTGCCGCCGCTGCCTCCGCGTCGCCCACCCCCGAGAGGAAGCTGCTGACCAGGCACTCTGAAGTCAGCGCGTCTGGAGCGTCGCTGCCTGCTGCCAGAGTCTGTGACGTCAGGCTGCAGCAGGCTGCCCCCATTGGAAGATCCACCGGATCGAGACAGCCATTGTCCGGACCCAACGCAAGACCCAGTGAAGCTGGACACCAACAGTCTGCTCCCAGTGGTAAACCTTTGGAAAGACAGCAACACTCCACCCTCAATGGCAGACCTGTGGAGAGACAGCAACACTCCGCCCCCAATGGCAGACTTGTGGAATCGACACAGCAACAGTCCACCACCAGTGGGAGACCTTGTGAGTCCTTCCCTTGTGGAAGACCTGTGGAGTCGGGGCACCAGCAGTCTATCCCCAATGGCAGACTAGTGGAGTGGAGACAGCAGCAGTCTGTTCCCAGTGGAAGACAACAATCTACCCCAAATGGAGGAATTGTGGGAGAGTCCACCGCCAACGGAAGGCTCACAGAGCCAGATCGGGAACAATCCACCTCAAATGGAAAACTTCCAGATTCGAATCAGCAGCAGCTGTCTGTATCCACTGGAAAACCTGCTGAATCGAGACAGCAGCAGTCTGCCCCGCCTCCTGCACTGCCCCGCATTTCCTCAACGAGCAAGCCTGTCGAGCTGCGGCAGCAGAAGTCTCATGCACCACCCCCGCCACCCCCAGAGACCAAGTTGATGGACGACGAAATTGCACCTCATAGAGAGCAGTGCACGTTTCAGGAACAACCGACACTGCTGCCGTCACTAAAGACTAATATATCCTCTACACAGACCAAGGTCTCTCCTACAAGCGTCGTGTCTCAAACCTCGGAACAGAGGCTACCGTCAAAAGATGCCAAAGAGGTACCGCGACAGCGCTCTCTGTCAGAATTCAGAGGTAAGCCAGAAGAGCCGCTCGAACAGGAACTTAGTCACCAATCCCTTCCGCACACTGTAGTGCCAGCACCAAGAAGCATAGCGGGCAGCTTAGAGCGGAAATCAGAACAGAAAACACCACCAAAGGACGCCAAAGAGCTGGTCAAGGAAGTCTGTAAACCAAACAGTCAACCAGACAGTGGAGGTGCACGAGATCATACACCATCACTTCTGTCTGAAATCAAGATAGGAGTAAAACCTCAACAGAGTCTAGAGCGGGAAGTTTTACCAGAAGATGACAAAGGTGTGAACTCCGCAGATTCAAACTGTCGTGAAACGTCGCTCTGCAGCCCAGAGTCGAAAGTAAAATCAACATCAGGAGAAAAATCGAGAGATCTAGTCCACACAAGTGGCGTCAAAGGGTTAGTGTCACTGGACCAAATCCCAAAACAAGCACATGAGACTCATTGCACATCTAAACAACTGTGTTTGACACGAAACGGCGTTCCAGTGACGTCAGAAGGAGAATGTTGCGCCAGTGAGAGCAAACTTGGGTCTACCGAGATCGGTGGAGTGGAGCAACAGGCAACAGAGAGTAAAGGAAGCTCGCAGAAGAGTGCAGTGCAAGACATTTCGGTGGTGCAATCGTATAGCAGTTGTGCTGTTCGCGATGACACCGCCAAAGCGGAACTGTGCAGTTTAACTGTCGTCCTCGGTCCCCGTCAGCTTGCAGAGCGAGATTTGCAAGCCGCACAAATAGTTACCAAACTGGATGGCATTAGCAAAATTTCGAACGGAGCCGAACCTGGTGAAGTTTCTGAAAGCCAAGTGGAGCGAATGAGTGATGAGCAGTCTAATGGCTGCGTTGAGATGCGCCACCGGTGCGATtgccaggagcagcagcagcagcaacagatagAGAAGGAACAGAGGAGCCGCTGGAAGACTCCAGCCAACATGTTGCCCACGGGTCAGCACCGACACCACCCCGCCAGGACTCGCCACGACAGCGACCGGCTCGTCGACGATCTCGTCAACGAACTCAAGACCACAGCCGACCAGCGGCGCATGCTCCAGAACGGTTTCGCGCACGACCAGTACGTATCGACAGGCTGCACTACTCTCGTGCTTGTGTCTACCTGA